The following DNA comes from Amycolatopsis albispora.
CGACCACCTGAGCGAGGAGTACGCCGAGCGCAGCGGCAAGGAGATCGCCGAAGGCGACCTGACCGACGTGCCGTGCCCGAACTGCGGCACCCGCGGCCAGTACACCGAGCCGCGTGAGTTCAACGGCCTGCTCAAGACCTATCTCGGTCCGGTCGAGTCCGAGGAGGGCCTGCACTACCTCCGCCCGGAGACCGCGCAGGGCATCTTCGTCAACTTCCTCAACGTGCAGACCACCTCGCGGAAGAAGCCGCCGTTCGGCATCGGCCAGATCGGCAAGTCCTTCCGCAACGAGATCACCCCGGGCAACTTCATCTTCCGGACCCGCGAGTTCGAGCAGATGGAGATGGAGTTCTTCGTCGAGCCGGGTGAGGACGAGGTCTGGCACCAGCGCTGGATCGACACGCGCACCGAGTGGTACACCGATCTCGGCATCAAGCCGGAGAACCTGCGCCACTACGAGCACCCCAAGGAAAAGCTGTCGCACTACTCGAAGCGGACGGTGGACATCGAGTACCGCTTCGGCTTCGGCGGCCAGGAGTGGGGTGAGCTGGAAGGCATCGCGAACCGCACCGACTTCGACCTCACCACGCACTCGAACCACTCCGGCGTGGACCTGTCCTACTTCGACCAGGCCAGCGGCCAGCGCTACCGGCCGTTCGTGATCGAGCCGGCGGCCGGTGTCGGCCGGTCGATGATGGCCTTCCTGGTCGACGCCTACACCGAGGACGAGGTGCCCAACGCCAAGGGCGGCGTGGACAAGCGCGTGGTGCTGAAGCTGGACTACCGGCTCGCGCCGTACAAGGTGGCCGTGCTGCCGCTCTCGCGCAACGCCGACCTCACGCCGAAGGCCCGCGACGTGGCGGCCGCGCTGCGCAAGCACTGGCACGTCGACTTCGACGACGCCGGGTCGATCGGCAAGCGCTACCGCCGCCAGGAGGAGATCGGCACGCCGTTCTGCGTCACCGTCGACTTCGACTCGCTCGAGGACCACGCGGTGACCGTGCGCGAGCGCGACACCATGCGCCAGGAGCGGATCTCGATCGACCAGCTGGAGTCCTACCTGGCCGCGCGGCTGATCGGCTGCTGACCCCTGACGGATGTCATGGGCAGGTCGTGACGAGCGGCCTGGGGTCCGGGCGGCCTCCGGCGCGACGCTGGAGGCATGACCAGAGATTCACACGCGGTCCGGCTTTCGGGGCTGCGCAAGCACTACGGGACGGTCCGGGCGGTCGACGGCGTCGAGCTGGCCATCGCGCCGGGTGAAGTCGTCGCCCTGCTCGGGCCGAACGGCGCCGGGAAGTCCACCACGGTGGACCTGCTGCTCGGGCTGACCCGGCCGGACGCGGGCACGGCCACGATCTTCGGGCTGAGCCCGGCCGAAGCGGTGGCCGACGGCGTCATCGGCGCGATGCTGCAGGGCGGTGCGCTGCTCGAAGACGCGACCGTCGGCGAGATGGTGGAAATGGTGGCGTCGCTGCACCGCGCGCCGCTGCCGGTGGGCGAGGCGCTGCGCCGCGCGGGGGTCACCGAACTCGCCGGGCGGCGCGGGACCAAGCTGTCGGGCGGGCAGAAGCAGCGCGCGCGGTTCGCCATCGCGCTGGTCAGCGATCCGAGCCTGCTGGTGCTCGACGAGCCCACCGCGGCGATGGACGTCGGCACGCGCCGGGAGTTCTGGCGCGGGATGCACGAGTTCACGAACACCGGCCGGACCGTGCTGTTTGCCACGCACTACCTCGAAGAGGCCGAGGACTTCGCCGACCGGGTGGTGCTGATGCGCGGTGGCCGGGTGGTCGCCGACGGTTCGGTGGCCCAGGTGCGGGCGCTGGCCGGTGGCCGCACCATCCGCGCGGTGGTGCCCGGCCTGAGCGCGGCCGTGGCCGGGGAACTGCCGGGAGTGTCCGATGTGGAGCAACGCGGTGAGCAGGTGGCGTTGTCCAGCCGGGATTCCGATGCCACCCTGCGTGCGCTGCTGCGCGAATACCCGGCGGCACACGAGATCGAGGTGTCCGCGGTCGGTCTCGAAGGCGCGTTCCTGTCCCTGACCGCCGAAGGGAGCGCCCGATGAGCCTGGCCTATCTGCGGCTGGAGATTCGCCGCACCTTCCGCTCCACCCGGTTCGTGGTTTTCGCCGTGGTCTTCCCGGTGGTGATGTTCCTGTTGCAGGCCAACCTTTTCCTGCCAGCCGGGACGCCGCACCGGGCGGAGCTGGTCGGCGTGTTCATGGTCAACATGATGGCCTTCGGCGTGCTGTCGGCGGCGATGGCCGGTGGCGGCAGGCTCGCGCTGGAACGGGCGGGCGGCTGGCAGCGCCAGCTGCGGCTGACCCCGTTGTCGGGCGCCGGGTACCTCGGCGGCAAGGGGTTGTCCGGGATGCTGGTGGCGCTGCCCGCGCTGGTGCTGGTGCCGGTGGTCGCGGTGATCACCGAGGGCGTGCACCTCGGGTTCGACGGCTGGCTGCGGGCGGGGCTCGGCAGCTGGCTCGGCGCGGTGCCGTTCGTGCTGCTCGGCCTGCTGCTCGGGCAGTTCGGCACGCCGGAGTCGATGCAGCCGCTGGGCATGCTGGTGACCATGACGATGGGCTTTCTCGGCGGGCTGTGGGTGCCGATCGACACCATGCCCGAATGGCTGCGCGGGGTGTCGCAGCTGCTGCCGAGCTACTGGCTGACCCAGCTCGGCCGGGGCGCGGTGACCAGCGAGCTGTCGGTGAGCCTGCTCACCGCGGTGGCCGTGCTGGCCGGGTGGACCGTGGTGCTCGGTGCGATAGTGATCCGGCGTTACCGCGCCGACAGCGCACGGGTTTGAGGGGATCGGGCGAGATGGTGAACTGGCGGGACGGCCGGTGGGAGGACACGTCGCGGACGTCGGGACCGAGCCGGTTCCCGGTGCGCTGGCTGGTGATCTCCTCGCTGCTGTTGCTGCCGTTCGTCATCCCGTCGAGCATCGAGCTGCTGGAGCGCGAGCACCGCTGGCCGGTGCTCGTGCTGTCCTTCGCGCTGGTGGCGGGCTATTGCGCGGGGTACCTGGCGATGCCGGTGCTGTTGCCGGTGCGCCGGGTGGGCACGCGGCTCGCCTGGTGCGCCGCGCACGTGGTGGCGGGGTTCGCGCTGCTGGTGCTGTTCGGCGACGAGCACATGTACCTGATGGTGTACTCGATCTCGATGGTCGCCTTCGCGTTGCCGACGCCGATCGTGCTGGCCGTCGACGGGGTCGCGGTGCTCGGGCTGACCGGCTGGCTGCTGGTGGAGGGACGGTTCCTCGCGGAGCTGGGGAATCTGGTCACCGTGGTGTCGGTGAGCATCGCGATGTTCTTCATGGGCAGGCTTTCGCGGATGGTGCGGCAGTTGCGCGCGGCGCAGGAGGAGATCGCCGCGCTGGCGGTCAGCGCCGAACGCGAGCGGCTGGCTCGCGATCTGCACGACCTGCTGGGGCACAGCATCACCACGATCGCGGTGAAGGCCGGGCTGGCGCGCCGGATGCTGGAGACCGCGCACGACGAGCGGTCCGCCGTCGAGGAGATCCGCTCGATCGAAGGGCTGGCCAGGAGCACGCTGGCGGACGTGCGCGCCACCGTCACCGAGTACCGCGAGGTGTCACTGCCCGCGGAACTGGCCGGGGCGCGTGAGGCGCTGCGGGCCGCGGAGATCCGCGCGGAACTGCCGTCCGCGGTGGACGACGTGCGGCCG
Coding sequences within:
- a CDS encoding glycine--tRNA ligase, with the translated sequence MPANTIETVVSLCKRRGFVFPCGEIYGGTRSAWDYGPLGVEIKENIKRQWWKSMVQGRDDVVGLDSSVILPRPVWVASGHVEAFVDPLVECLSCHKRFRADHLSEEYAERSGKEIAEGDLTDVPCPNCGTRGQYTEPREFNGLLKTYLGPVESEEGLHYLRPETAQGIFVNFLNVQTTSRKKPPFGIGQIGKSFRNEITPGNFIFRTREFEQMEMEFFVEPGEDEVWHQRWIDTRTEWYTDLGIKPENLRHYEHPKEKLSHYSKRTVDIEYRFGFGGQEWGELEGIANRTDFDLTTHSNHSGVDLSYFDQASGQRYRPFVIEPAAGVGRSMMAFLVDAYTEDEVPNAKGGVDKRVVLKLDYRLAPYKVAVLPLSRNADLTPKARDVAAALRKHWHVDFDDAGSIGKRYRRQEEIGTPFCVTVDFDSLEDHAVTVRERDTMRQERISIDQLESYLAARLIGC
- a CDS encoding ABC transporter ATP-binding protein, whose protein sequence is MTRDSHAVRLSGLRKHYGTVRAVDGVELAIAPGEVVALLGPNGAGKSTTVDLLLGLTRPDAGTATIFGLSPAEAVADGVIGAMLQGGALLEDATVGEMVEMVASLHRAPLPVGEALRRAGVTELAGRRGTKLSGGQKQRARFAIALVSDPSLLVLDEPTAAMDVGTRREFWRGMHEFTNTGRTVLFATHYLEEAEDFADRVVLMRGGRVVADGSVAQVRALAGGRTIRAVVPGLSAAVAGELPGVSDVEQRGEQVALSSRDSDATLRALLREYPAAHEIEVSAVGLEGAFLSLTAEGSAR
- a CDS encoding ABC transporter permease, yielding MSLAYLRLEIRRTFRSTRFVVFAVVFPVVMFLLQANLFLPAGTPHRAELVGVFMVNMMAFGVLSAAMAGGGRLALERAGGWQRQLRLTPLSGAGYLGGKGLSGMLVALPALVLVPVVAVITEGVHLGFDGWLRAGLGSWLGAVPFVLLGLLLGQFGTPESMQPLGMLVTMTMGFLGGLWVPIDTMPEWLRGVSQLLPSYWLTQLGRGAVTSELSVSLLTAVAVLAGWTVVLGAIVIRRYRADSARV
- a CDS encoding sensor histidine kinase; translated protein: MVNWRDGRWEDTSRTSGPSRFPVRWLVISSLLLLPFVIPSSIELLEREHRWPVLVLSFALVAGYCAGYLAMPVLLPVRRVGTRLAWCAAHVVAGFALLVLFGDEHMYLMVYSISMVAFALPTPIVLAVDGVAVLGLTGWLLVEGRFLAELGNLVTVVSVSIAMFFMGRLSRMVRQLRAAQEEIAALAVSAERERLARDLHDLLGHSITTIAVKAGLARRMLETAHDERSAVEEIRSIEGLARSTLADVRATVTEYREVSLPAELAGAREALRAAEIRAELPSAVDDVRPELRGVFGYVVREAVTNVIRHSGARVVRISLGEDWIEITDDGANPPGAPGNGLRGLGERLAAVGGSVQAEPLTGGGFRVRASAGEAAA